The Magnolia sinica isolate HGM2019 chromosome 9, MsV1, whole genome shotgun sequence genome contains a region encoding:
- the LOC131255574 gene encoding uncharacterized protein LOC131255574, which produces MDLEAEPLGDASYKDAREPLGDAAPADADPEDARGRSSSSSSKKRGPTRGSELLERTSVKRVIGINEFGQPNIGDANQIAFNSSIGVLTRAHIPITYTDFRLVPPQYIQRVSDILACCYEFQDNQEAWSPYIRDRCKAAWRNFKNTLHAKYIKDKDPAVVKSYPAPIGVPIEDWMIFVDYCNTDKFKESSVRNASNRAKQVGPSTLGRRSMATTRHEMAIERNLTTDAEVGRAEVYIRAHITKDTKV; this is translated from the exons ATGGATCTAGAGGCAGAGCCGCTCGGGGATGCATCCTATAAAGATGCCAGGG AGCCGCTAGGGGATGCAGCCCCTGCAGATGCAGACCCTGAAGATGCTAGAG GCAGGTCGTCATCTTCATCGTCTAAGAAGAGAGGTCCTACCCGAGGTTCAGAATTACTTGAGAGGACTTCAGTGAAAAGGGTCATTGGGATTAATGAATTTGGGCAACCGAATATAGGGGATGCAAATCAGATcgcattcaattcaagcattggTGTTCTCACCCGTGCACACATTCCGATCACCTACACAGACTTTCGGTTGGTGCCTCCACAATACATTCAGAGGGTCAGTGATATCCTGGCATGTTGTTATGAATTTCAAGATAACCAAGAAGCGTGGTCACCATACATTCGTGATCGCTGTAAGGCTGCTTGGAGAAATTTCAAGAACACTTTGCATGCAAAGTATATTAAGGACAAGGATCCTGCAGTTGTGAAATCTTATCCTGCCCCTATTGGTGTCCCTATTGAGGATTGGATGATCTTCGTGGATTATTGCAATACTGATAAATTCAAGGAATCAAGTGTAAGAAATGCATCCAATCGGGCCAAACAAGTTGGCCCTTCTACACTTGGTCGGCGTAGCATGGCTACCACACGTCATGAGATg GCAATTGAGAGGAATCTTACTACTGATGCCGAGGTTGGTAGGGCTGAGGTGTACATCCGAGCCCATATAACAAAGGATACCAAAGTGTAG
- the LOC131256406 gene encoding uncharacterized protein LOC131256406 isoform X2, producing the protein MQKSLGDLHQKFQCFVDKQGEQGDVAPPIIPPFKSSHASSPDLVNLGKRCDLCDWKKRVIARGEVHAVDPKTSVHGAEMGDGNFSVVLMEIIAPQSELWKEDGYHDTLGEVYRNYTSNRVSSAVSYFKGSGFECCRIIC; encoded by the exons ATGCAGAAAAGCCTAGGAGATCTCCACCAGAAGTTTCAATGCTTTGTAGATAAGCAAGGGGAACAAGGGGATGTGGCTCCACCGATAATTCCTCCATttaaatctagtcatgcatcatcG cctGATTTGGTAAATCTTGGCAAGAGATGCGATCTCTGTGATTGGAAGAAACGGGTAATTGCTCGTGGTGAGGTGCATGCAGTGGATCCAAAAACCAGTGTCCATGGAGCAGAAATGGGCGATGGAAATTTTAGTGTTGTCCTGATGGAGATTATAGCTCCGCAATCAGAGCTATGGAAGGAAGATGGTTATCATGATACGCTTGGAGAG GTGTACAGAAATTACACCTCAAACAGAGTATCATCTGCTGTAAGTTACTTCAAGG GATCTGGTTTTGAGTGTTGCAGGATCATCTGCTAA
- the LOC131256406 gene encoding uncharacterized protein LOC131256406 isoform X1 — MQKSLGDLHQKFQCFVDKQGEQGDVAPPIIPPFKSSHASSPDLVNLGKRCDLCDWKKRVIARGEVHAVDPKTSVHGAEMGDGNFSVVLMEIIAPQSELWKEDGYHDTLGEVYRNYTSNRVSSAVSYFKGKWFYSGYLKII; from the exons ATGCAGAAAAGCCTAGGAGATCTCCACCAGAAGTTTCAATGCTTTGTAGATAAGCAAGGGGAACAAGGGGATGTGGCTCCACCGATAATTCCTCCATttaaatctagtcatgcatcatcG cctGATTTGGTAAATCTTGGCAAGAGATGCGATCTCTGTGATTGGAAGAAACGGGTAATTGCTCGTGGTGAGGTGCATGCAGTGGATCCAAAAACCAGTGTCCATGGAGCAGAAATGGGCGATGGAAATTTTAGTGTTGTCCTGATGGAGATTATAGCTCCGCAATCAGAGCTATGGAAGGAAGATGGTTATCATGATACGCTTGGAGAG GTGTACAGAAATTACACCTCAAACAGAGTATCATCTGCTGTAAGTTACTTCAAGGGTAAATGGTTTTACTCTGGCTatcttaaaatcatttaa